Proteins from one Telopea speciosissima isolate NSW1024214 ecotype Mountain lineage chromosome 1, Tspe_v1, whole genome shotgun sequence genomic window:
- the LOC122649012 gene encoding pentatricopeptide repeat-containing protein At1g10270-like, translating to MTIYRIIFRSLRRSSPLSPTSNSIPTITVSNDSILHRHHQQVNHNFISARSFAFSSAEEAAAERRRRKRRLRIEPPLHALRRDPSSPRPRPDPNAPRLPDATSALVGSRLNLHNRVQSLIRSGDLDGASATTRHAVFSNTRPTVFTCNAVMASMYRASRYDDVIALFTFFFKQSNIVPNIVSYNVLINTHCDAGRVDTGIEIYQHILANAPFSPSPVTYRHLTKGLVDAGRISDAVDLLRQMLNKGHGADSLVYNVLIAGYLNLGNLERAIEFLDELRERCLVYDGVVHATFMDWYWKQGKDAEAMESYRNLLDRQFKMSPVTCNTLLEVLLKYEKATEASALFLQMLDNHTPPNFQAVNTDTFNTMVNECFRLGKLSEAIEVFKKAGTQPKSKPYMMDAAGFNNIMDKFCEHGLVSEAEKLFAEMSTKSVILNINTYKIFIDTYLKEDRMDDVVEFFKKMVVESGLRYNVVYCNKVFDELVKRGKVEEAAQILGRMGERDVKPAPTHYESVITALCKEGKLDKSRDLLSQMVRNGIVGPPTLRDFISETFSKEGRKDEIDRLFEMRVGPVGGMPPSSPALQTVADISPPSSPEPGMAGQVAAGFRV from the exons ATGACTATATATCGTATCATCTTCAGATCCCTCCGACGATCATCTCCTCTTTCTCCGACCAGTAACTCTATCCCCACTATCACCGTCTCCAACGATTCTATTCTCCATCGCCACCACCAGCAAGTGAATCACAACTTCATTTCCGCCCGCTCCTTCGCTTTCTCATCGGCAGAAGAGGCCGCAGCCGAGCGGCGTCGGCGCAAGCGCCGCCTCCGCATCGAACCCCCACTCCACGCCCTCCGTCGTGACCCTAGTTCCCCACGTCCTCGCCCCGACCCCAACGCACCTCGCCTCCCTGACGCCACCTCAGCCCTCGTCGGCTCCCGTCTTAACCTCCACAACAGAGTCCAATCCCTCATCCGGTCCGGAGACCTCGATGGCGCCTCTGCCACCACTCGCCACGCCGTTTTTTCCAACACACGCCCCACCGTCTTCACCTGCAACGCCGTCATGGCTTCTATGTACCGTGCTAGTCGCTACGACGACGTCATTGCtctcttcaccttcttcttcaagcAGTCGAACATTGTTCCTAACATCGTCTCTTACAACGTCCTCATCAATACACACTGTGATGCTGGCCGCGTCGATACTGGAATCGAAATTTACCAACACATCCTCGCTAACGCCCCGTTTAGCCCTTCTCCTGTGACTTACCGGCATCTCACAAAGGGTTTAGTTGATGCTGGTCGCATATCTGATGCTGTCGATCTCCTTCGTCAGATGCTCAACAAGGGCCATGGTGCAGACTCTTTGGTTTACAACGTTCTTATTGCTGGGTACCTCAATTTGGGCAACCTAGAGAGAGCAATTGAATTCTTAGACGAGCTCCGCGAACGTTGCCTTGTCTATGATGGTGTCGTCCATGCTACGTTCATGGACTGGTACTGGAAACAGGGGAAGGATGCTGAAGCCATGGAGTCTTACCGCAACCTTCTTGATCGTCAATTCAAGATGAGTCCCGTCACCTGCAATACCCTTTTGGAGGTACTTCTCAAGTATGAGAAGGCCACGGAGGCCTCTGCGCTTTTCCTCCAAATGTTGGACAACCACACCCCACCGAATTTCCAAGCTGTGAACACTGATACATTTAATACCATGGTGAACGAGTGTTTCCGACTGGGGAAGTTATCGGAGGCTATTGAGGTTTTCAAGAAGGCCGGAACGCAGCCAAAGTCGAAGCCTTATATGATGGATGCGGCTGGTTTCAATAACATCATGGATAAGTTCTGTGAACATGGATTGGTTTCGGAGGCAGAGAAGCTGTTTGCAGAAATGTCCACGAAGTCTGTCATCCTGAATATCAACACTTACAAGATTTTCATTGATACATATTTGAAAGAAGATAGGATGGATGATGTTGTagagtttttcaaaaaaatggtTGTTGAATCAGGTTTGAGATACAATGTAGTATATTGCAACAAGGTGTTTGATGAGTTGGTTAAAAGGGGCAAGGTTGAAGAAGCTGCACAGATTCTGGGACGAATGGGGGAGAGAGATGTGAAGCCAGCCCCAACACATTACGAGAGTGTGATTACGGCTCTGTGCAAGGAGGGTAAACTAGACAAGAGTAGAGATTTGCTGAGTCAGATGGTGAGAAATGGAATTGTTGGTCCTCCTACTCTCCGTGATTTTATATCTGAAACTTTCAgtaaagaagggagaaaagatgAGATCGATAGATTATTTGAAATGAGGGTAGGACCTGTTGGTG GTATGCCGCCATCATCGCCAGCACTCCAAACTGTTGCAGATatatcaccaccatcatcgccagaGCCTGGTATGGCAGGACAGGTAGCAGCTGGCTTTAGAGTGTGA